A region of Epinephelus fuscoguttatus linkage group LG1, E.fuscoguttatus.final_Chr_v1 DNA encodes the following proteins:
- the mdfic2 gene encoding myoD family inhibitor domain-containing protein 2, producing MDQMADEMTLRADVKDKGRVNSAEESSTWVRGERMQSEAQGSDWRLGASADTEPGDTGKDTDTQRPRECDSSSSPLFSLKMYLRRSSSTASSGTDSLSSSQQSNLGVDCAGIVLNCLFCRFYDMILMLPDSCERAVNRCCPTYKQVITAMESASSSNDESRKDWDCGLFNSCHDASDCLELAMEISELCYH from the exons ATGGACCAGATGGCAGATGAAATGACTCTGAGAGCCGATGTGAAAGACAAAGGGAGAGTAAACAGTGCTGAGGAGAGCTCTACGTGGGTGAGAGGAG AAAGGATGCAAAGTGAGGCTCAAGGCAGCGACTGGAGACTTGGTGCCTCTGCAGACACTGAGCCTGGGGACACCGGTAAAGACACAGACACTCAGCGGCCTAGAGAGTGTGACAGCTCCTCTTCCCCTCTGTTCTCTTTGAAAATGTACCTGAGGAGGTCTTCCTCCACAGCATCCTCAGGCACAGactctctgtcttcttctcaGCAAAGCAACTTGGGAG TTGACTGTGCAGGAATTGTCCTGAACTGTCTCTTCTGCCGGTTCTATGATATGATCCTCATGCTACCTGACTCCTGTGAGAGAGCTGTCAATCGCTGCTGCCCCACCTACAAACAAGTCATCACCGCTATGGAGTCTGCGTCCAGCAGTAATGATGAGTCCCGCAAGGACTGGGACTGTGGTCTGTTCAATTCCTGTCATGATGCGAGTGACTGCCTGGAGTTGGCTATGGAGATTTCTGAGTTATGCTATCACTAG